One window of the Trifolium pratense cultivar HEN17-A07 linkage group LG2, ARS_RC_1.1, whole genome shotgun sequence genome contains the following:
- the LOC123911215 gene encoding verprolin-like, with amino-acid sequence MDSRAYILRGSVTYLCLLIILASTLFPLCDALSHGRGRSSSIKSWKKLKSQNSLNRYSSFGYLDIDSYGSPSSQPLPPFNSLAPQPTSLQPSSPVSIPPHDGFEPPSPKTIVTISPPTSPPKHVPSPPKSAISPPQIYLPPIVYPPPPSSHKKPPQYAIWCVAKPTVPDPIIQFAMDYACGSGADCKSIQPNGSCFQPNSLLAHASYAFNSYWQNTKIGGGTCDFGGTAMLVTVDPSYDKCNFMST; translated from the exons ATGGATTCAAGAGCTTACATCCTAAGAGGCAGTGTTACATatctttgcctcttgatcatcCTAGCTTCAACTCTTTTCCCTTTGTGTG ATGCTTTAAGTCATGGAAGAGGTAGAAGCTCCTCAATCAAATCATGGAAGAAACTAAAATCACAAAATAGTTTAAACAGATATTCATCATTTGGGTACTTAGACATTGATTCATATGGTTCTCCATCTTCTCAACCACTACCACCTTTCAATTCACTTGCACCACAACCTACCTCTCTACAACCTAGTTCCCCTGTTTCAATCCCACCTCATGATGGTTTTGAGCCACCAAGTCCTAAAACCATTGTTACAATTTCACCACCTACAAGCCCACCAAAACATGTTCCAAGCCCACCTAAAAGTGCTATAAGCCCTCCCCAAATATACTTGCCACCTATTGTGTATCCACCACCACCTTCATCTCATAAAAAGCCACCACAATATGCAATTTGGTGTGTTGCAAAACCTACAGTTCCTGATCCTATAATTCAATTTGCTATGGACTATGCTTGTGGGTCTGGGGCTGATTGTAAATCAATTCAGCCCAATGGATCATGCTTCCAGCCCAATAGTTTGTTGGCCCATGCTTCATATGCATTCAATAGCTATTGGCAGAACACTAAGATTGGTGGTGGCACTTGTGATTTTGGTGGGACTGCTATGCTTGTCACTGTTGATCCAA GTTATGACAAGTGCAACTTCATGTCGACTTAG
- the LOC123911216 gene encoding proline-rich extensin-like protein EPR1 isoform X2 has translation MANYAIANVLIFLLNLSTILNVLASPVCPYPSPKPPKHHPPIVKPPVQKPPSHSPITPIHIPPKYPPKPPPPSSSPKPPHVPKPPHYHKPPIVHPPHVPKPPIVKPPKVHPPHVPKPPHYPKPPIVHPPHVPKPPIVKPHPKPPIVKPPKPPVITPPTPIPPVVTPPTPKPPVTTPPTPTPPVISPPIPKPPSEAPCPPPKQPTPPTPPVITPPTPTPPTPTPPVITPPTPTPPVITPPTPTPPVITPPTPTPPVITPPPSETPTPPTPTPPVITPPTPTPPVITPPTPTPPVITPPTPTPPVITPPTPTPPVITPPTPPVITPPPSETPTPPVITPPTPTPPVITPPTPTPTPPPSETPTPPTPTPPVITPPTPPVITPPTPTPPVITPPPSATPTPPVTTPPTPPVITPPTPTPPVITPPTPTPPVITPPTPTPPVITPPTPPAITPPPSETPTPPVITPPTPTPPVITPPTPTPTPPTPTPPVITPPTPPVITPPTPTPPVITPPPSATPTPPVTTPPTPPVITPPTPTPPVITPPTPTPPIIIPPPSETPTPPTPTPPVITPPTPPVITPPTPTPPVITPPTPTPPTPPIISPPTPTPPVITPPTPPLITPPTPTPPVIAPPTPPSETPPPQAQPTCPIDILKLGACVDVLSGIIHIGIGGSAKQTCCPLLQGIADLDAAICLCSSIKLKLLNINIVLPIALQLLVDCGKTPPEGFKCPT, from the exons ATGGCTAACTATGCTATTGCCAATGTTCTAATCTTTCTCTTGAACTTGAGTACCATACTCAATGTTCTTGCTAGTCCTGTTTGTCCTTATCCAAGTCCTAAGCCGCCAAAACACCACCCTCCTATTGTTAAGCCACCAGTTCAAAAACCACCATCGCATTCTCCTATAACACCAATTCACATACCACCAAAGTATCCTCCTAAGCCACCACctccatcatcatcaccaaAACCACCACATGTTCCAAAACCTCCTCATTATCACAAACCTCCAATAGTTCATCCACCTCATGTGCCAAAACCACCAATTGTTAAACCACCAAAAGTTCATCCACCACATGTTCCAAAACCTCCTCATTATCCCAAACCTCCGATAGTACATCCACCTCATGTGCCAAAACCTCCAATTGTTAAACCACATCCAAAGCCACCTATTGTGAAACCACCAAAACCACCTGTGATTACTCCTCCAACACCAATACCACCAGTGGTTACTCCACCGACACCAAAACCACCAGTAACTACTCCACCAACACCTACACCACCGGTGATTAGTCCACCAATACCAAAACCGCCTAGTGAAGCACCATGTCCACCACCAAAACAACCAACACCACCAACACCACCTGTGATTACTCCACCGACACCAACACCACCCACGCCAACACCACCCGTGATTACACCACCGACACCAACACCGCCGGTGATCACCCCTCCGACACCAACACCACCGGTGATTACTCCACCAACACCAACACCACCAGTAATTACACCACCGCCTAGTGAAACACCAACACCACCGACACCAACACCACCAGTGATCACTCCCCCTACACCAACACCACCGGTGATCACTCCACCAACACCAACACCACCAGTAATTACACCACCGACACCAACACCACCGGTGATCACTCCACCAACACCAACACCACCGGTTATCACTCCACCAACACCACCAGTAATTACACCACCGCCTAGTGAAACACCAACACCACCAGTGATTACTCCACCTACACCAACACCACCAGTGATTACACCACCGACACCAACACCAACACCACCACCTAGTGAAACACCAACACCACCTACACCAACACCACCGGTGATCACTCCCCCAACACCACCAGTGATTACACCACCTACACCAACACCACCAGTAATTACACCACCACCTAGTGCAACACCGACACCACCAGTGACTACACCACCAACACCACCAGTGATCACTCCACCAACACCAACTCCACCAGTGATTACTCCGCCAACACCAACACCACCAGTAATTACACCACCGACACCAACACCACCGGTTATCACTCCACCAACACCACCAGCAATTACACCACCGCCTAGTGAAACACCAACACCACCAGTGATTACTCCACCTACACCAACACCACCAGTGATTACACCACCGACACCAACACCAACACCACCTACACCAACACCACCGGTGATCACTCCACCAACACCACCAGTGATTACACCACCTACACCAACACCACCAGTAATTACACCACCACCTAGTGCAACACCGACACCACCAGTGACTACACCACCAACACCACCAGTGATCACTCCACCAACACCAACTCCACCAGTGATTACTCCGCCAACACCAACACCACCGATAATTATACCACCACCTAGTGAAACACCGACACCACCCACACCAACACCACCGGTGATCACTCCACCAACACCACCAGTGATTACACCACCGACACCAACACCACCTGTGATCACTCCACCAACACCGACACCACCAACACCCCCAATAATTTCTCCACCAACACCAACACCACCAGTTATCACTCCACCAACACCACCGTTGATTACTCCACCAACACCGACACCACCCGTGATTGCTCCACCAACACCGCCTAGTGAAACT CCTCCACCACAAGCACAACCAACATGCCccattgatattttgaaattggGAGCATGTGTTGATGTGCTTAGTGGAATTATACATATTGGAATTGGTGGTAGTGCTAAACAGACATGTTGTCCATTGCTTCAAGGAATTGCGGATTTGGATGCTGCCATATGTCTCTGCAGTTCTATTAAACTCAAGCTTCTTAATATCAACATTGTTCTCCCAATTGCTCTCCAGCTTCTAGTTGATTGTGGCAAAACTCCACCAGAAGGATTTAAGTGTCCGACATAG
- the LOC123911216 gene encoding proline-rich extensin-like protein EPR1 isoform X1: MANYAIANVLIFLLNLSTILNVLASPVCPYPSPKPPKHHPPIVKPPVQKPPSHSPITPIHIPPKYPPKPPPPSSSPKPPHVPKPPHYHKPPIVHPPHVPKPPIVKPPKVHPPHVPKPPHYPKPPIVHPPHVPKPPIVKPHPKPPIVKPPKPPVITPPTPIPPVVTPPTPKPPVTTPPTPTPPVISPPIPKPPSEAPCPPPKQPTPPTPPVITPPTPTPPTPTPPVITPPTPTPPVITPPTPTPPVITPPTPTPPVITPPPSETPTPPTPTPPVITPPTPTPPVITPPTPTPPVITPPTPTPPVITPPTPTPPVITPPTPPVITPPPSETPTPPVITPPTPTPPVITPPTPTPTPPPSETPTPPTPTPPVITPPTPPVITPPTPTPPVITPPPSATPTPPVTTPPTPPVITPPTPTPPVITPPTPTPPVITPPTPTPPVITPPTPPAITPPPSETPTPPVITPPTPTPPVITPPTPTPTPPTPTPPVITPPTPPVITPPTPTPPVITPPPSATPTPPVTTPPTPPVITPPTPTPPVITPPTPTPPIIIPPPSETPTPPTPTPPVITPPTPPVITPPTPTPPVITPPTPTPPTPPIISPPTPTPPVITPPTPPLITPPTPTPPVIAPPTPPSETPPPQATPPSVTPPPQAQPTCPIDILKLGACVDVLSGIIHIGIGGSAKQTCCPLLQGIADLDAAICLCSSIKLKLLNINIVLPIALQLLVDCGKTPPEGFKCPT; encoded by the coding sequence ATGGCTAACTATGCTATTGCCAATGTTCTAATCTTTCTCTTGAACTTGAGTACCATACTCAATGTTCTTGCTAGTCCTGTTTGTCCTTATCCAAGTCCTAAGCCGCCAAAACACCACCCTCCTATTGTTAAGCCACCAGTTCAAAAACCACCATCGCATTCTCCTATAACACCAATTCACATACCACCAAAGTATCCTCCTAAGCCACCACctccatcatcatcaccaaAACCACCACATGTTCCAAAACCTCCTCATTATCACAAACCTCCAATAGTTCATCCACCTCATGTGCCAAAACCACCAATTGTTAAACCACCAAAAGTTCATCCACCACATGTTCCAAAACCTCCTCATTATCCCAAACCTCCGATAGTACATCCACCTCATGTGCCAAAACCTCCAATTGTTAAACCACATCCAAAGCCACCTATTGTGAAACCACCAAAACCACCTGTGATTACTCCTCCAACACCAATACCACCAGTGGTTACTCCACCGACACCAAAACCACCAGTAACTACTCCACCAACACCTACACCACCGGTGATTAGTCCACCAATACCAAAACCGCCTAGTGAAGCACCATGTCCACCACCAAAACAACCAACACCACCAACACCACCTGTGATTACTCCACCGACACCAACACCACCCACGCCAACACCACCCGTGATTACACCACCGACACCAACACCGCCGGTGATCACCCCTCCGACACCAACACCACCGGTGATTACTCCACCAACACCAACACCACCAGTAATTACACCACCGCCTAGTGAAACACCAACACCACCGACACCAACACCACCAGTGATCACTCCCCCTACACCAACACCACCGGTGATCACTCCACCAACACCAACACCACCAGTAATTACACCACCGACACCAACACCACCGGTGATCACTCCACCAACACCAACACCACCGGTTATCACTCCACCAACACCACCAGTAATTACACCACCGCCTAGTGAAACACCAACACCACCAGTGATTACTCCACCTACACCAACACCACCAGTGATTACACCACCGACACCAACACCAACACCACCACCTAGTGAAACACCAACACCACCTACACCAACACCACCGGTGATCACTCCCCCAACACCACCAGTGATTACACCACCTACACCAACACCACCAGTAATTACACCACCACCTAGTGCAACACCGACACCACCAGTGACTACACCACCAACACCACCAGTGATCACTCCACCAACACCAACTCCACCAGTGATTACTCCGCCAACACCAACACCACCAGTAATTACACCACCGACACCAACACCACCGGTTATCACTCCACCAACACCACCAGCAATTACACCACCGCCTAGTGAAACACCAACACCACCAGTGATTACTCCACCTACACCAACACCACCAGTGATTACACCACCGACACCAACACCAACACCACCTACACCAACACCACCGGTGATCACTCCACCAACACCACCAGTGATTACACCACCTACACCAACACCACCAGTAATTACACCACCACCTAGTGCAACACCGACACCACCAGTGACTACACCACCAACACCACCAGTGATCACTCCACCAACACCAACTCCACCAGTGATTACTCCGCCAACACCAACACCACCGATAATTATACCACCACCTAGTGAAACACCGACACCACCCACACCAACACCACCGGTGATCACTCCACCAACACCACCAGTGATTACACCACCGACACCAACACCACCTGTGATCACTCCACCAACACCGACACCACCAACACCCCCAATAATTTCTCCACCAACACCAACACCACCAGTTATCACTCCACCAACACCACCGTTGATTACTCCACCAACACCGACACCACCCGTGATTGCTCCACCAACACCGCCTAGTGAAACTCCTCCACCACAAGCAACACCGCCTAGTGTAACACCTCCACCACAAGCACAACCAACATGCCccattgatattttgaaattggGAGCATGTGTTGATGTGCTTAGTGGAATTATACATATTGGAATTGGTGGTAGTGCTAAACAGACATGTTGTCCATTGCTTCAAGGAATTGCGGATTTGGATGCTGCCATATGTCTCTGCAGTTCTATTAAACTCAAGCTTCTTAATATCAACATTGTTCTCCCAATTGCTCTCCAGCTTCTAGTTGATTGTGGCAAAACTCCACCAGAAGGATTTAAGTGTCCGACATAG
- the LOC123905369 gene encoding uncharacterized protein LOC123905369 codes for MALEANMLQENMAVEANSCENGKVLPAIQKLDCIYDEEPLGFEKDPSNSSLNRNLVEHRLPIRPDKKPVKQSPRRFAPEILSKIKEEIERLLRSKFIRTARICIDFRDLNNATPKDEYFMPVAEMLIDSAAGFEYLSMLDGYSRYNQIFIAEEDVAKTAFRCPGALGTYECYTRDFLGFVVHKKGIEINQNKTKAILETKPPTNKKQLQSLLGKINFLRRFISNLSGKAQAVSPLLRIKKEDIFTWGQDQQEAFDEIKKYLSNPPTLMPPIRNKFMKLYISASGTTLGSMLAQEDENGEEKAIYYLSRPILHSRIGRWALALSEYSLLYKPLKAIKGQIVADFIVDHSEIESPQNYVGLEPWILYFDGSKHQHGTRINILIISPLKIPTKFKYKINGICSNNEAKYEALIAGLEILLSLGAKDIKGDSELVLKQLTKEYKCIKEHLIRYFVIANTLLKRFDSIDIEHVPRIENQEANDLAQIASGYKVSKEKLEQLVEIKEKLISKEPMQLELSMPKLVGADTSHKDVNNFDSKMDHDVYDEFQIFVIDNLINGDWRKPIMEYLENPIGNAPRKIKYRASNYVIIGNELFKKTLEGILLKCLSETEAYIAISDIHSGACGSHQSGHKMKWLLFRQGMYWPSMLKDCIDFAKGCQECQKHAGIQHVPASELHSIVKPWPFRGWALDLIGEIRPASSKNQKYIIVGIDYFTKWIEAIPLPSVEQEEVISFIQNHIIYRFGIPETITTDQGSVFTGRKMQEFARQTGFKLLTSRPYYAQANGQVEAANKIIIGLIRKHIAQKPRNWNKTLNQVLWACRNSPKESTNSTPFRLTYGHDVVLPVEIYLQSIRIQRPMEIPTDHYWSMMFDELVDLDEERLRALDTLTRQKERVAKAYNKKVKSKTFDVGNLVWKVILPMDKKDRVLGKWSPNWEGPFKIIQVFSNRAYEIEELTSEKRTLNINGKYLKKYKPTLLEVNISTE; via the exons atggCTTTAGAGGCCAACATGTtacaagaaaatatggctgtcgaagccaataGTTGTGAAAATGGCAAAGTATTGCCAGCAATCCAAAAATTGGACTGCATCTATGATGAAGAACCTTTAGGATTTGAAAAAGATCCTTCGAATTCTA GTTTAAACAGAAATTTGGTCGAACACAGATTACCAATTCGACCAGACAAGAAACCAGTTAAACAATCACCAAGAAGATTTGCGCCAGAGATCCTATCTAAGATCAAGGAAGAAATCGAGAGGCTGCTGAGAAGTAAATTCATCAGAACTGCCAG GATATGCATAGATTTTAGGGACTTAAATAATGCTACACCCAAAGACGAATATTTTATGCCTGTGGCAGAAATGCTAATAGATTCAGCAGCAGGCTTTGAGTATCTTAGTATGTTAGATGGATATTCTAgatataatcaaatttttattgctGAGGAAGATGTGGCAAAAACAGCTTTTCGATGCCCAGGGGCCTTAGGCACCTATGAGTGTTACACAA gagacTTCCTTGGTTTTGTGGTGCATAAAAAAGGCATTGAGATAAACCAAAATAAGACAAAGGCTATTTTGGAGACCAAGCCTCCAACGAACAAAAAGCAACTTCAATCCTTATTGGGGAAAATCAACTTTCTGAGGAGATTCATTTCGAATCTAAGTGGTAAGGCTCAAGCTGTTTCACCATTGCTTCGAATCAAGAAAGAAGATATTTTTACTTGGGGGCAGGATCAGCAAGAAGCATTCGATGAGATCAAGAAATACTTGTCTAATCCTCCAACTCTGATGCCTCCAATTAGGAATAAATTTATGAAGTTGTATATTTCAGCATCTGGTACAACATTAGGTAGTATGTTAGCccaagaggatgaaaatggcgaAGAAAAAGCCATTTATTATTTAAGTCGA CCAattttgcatagtcgaattggaAGATGGGCTTTAGCTCTTTCTGAGTATTCACTTTTATACAAGCCTTTGAAGGCCATTAAAGGGCAAATAGTGGCTGACTTTATTGTTGATCATTCAGAAATTGAATCACCCCAAAACTATGTTGGTTTGGAACCATGGATACTATATTTTGATGGGTCTAAACATCAACATGGTACAAGAATTAACATTTTAATCATTTCCCCATTAAAAATTCCTACTAAGTTTAAGTATAAGATTAATGGTATTTGTTCGAATAATGAGGCTAAATACGAAGCCTTGATAGCAGGATTGGAAATACTATTAAGCTTGGGGGCAAAAGATATAAAAGGTGATTCAGAATTAGTTTTGAAACAATTAACAAAAGAGTACAAATGTATCAAAGAACATTTAATTCGATACTTTGTCATAGCGAATACGTTATTGAAGCGTTTCGATTCGATTGACATAGAACATGTCCCTCGAATAGAGAATCaggaagcaaatgacttagcgCAGATTGCTTCAGGATACAAAGTGTCCAAAGAAAAATTGGAACAATTAgtggaaattaaagaaaaattgatttctaAAGAACCAATGCAGTTGGAATTGTCAATGCCAAAACTTGTGGGGGCAGATACGTCACACAAAGACGTaaataattttgattcaaaaatgGATCATGATGTTTATgatgaatttcaaatttttgtcaTTGACAATTTAATAAATGGTGATTGGAGAAAACCAATCATGGAGTACTTGGAAAACCCAATTGGGAATGCTCCTCGAAAAATCAAATATAGGGCATCAAATTATGTAATCATTGGAAATGAATTATTCAAAAAGACCCTCGAaggaatattattaaaatgcCTTAGTGAAACTGAAGCCTATATAGCAATCTCTGATATTCATAGTGGAGCCTGTGGTTCTCACCAATCAGGTCATAAGATGAAATGGCTTTTATTTCGACAAGGCATGTATTGGCCATCCATGCTGAAAGATTGTATAGATTTTGCTAAAGGATGTCAAGAATGTCAAAAACATGCAGGAATTCAACATGTACCTGCAAGCGAATTACATTCGATAGTAAAACCTTGGCCCTTTAGAGGATGggctttagatttaattggtgaaatAAGACCAGCATcgtcaaaaaatcaaaagtacATTATAGTTGGTATTGACTATTTCACTAAATGGATCGAAGCCATACCCTTGCCTAGTGTTGAGCAGGAAGAAGTGATAAGTTTCATTCAAAACCATATCATCTACAGATTTGGAATACCTGAAACTATTACAACTGATCAAGGCTCAGTATTCACTGGTCGAAAAATGCAAGAATTTGCTAGACAAACAGGGTTTAAACTATTGACTTCGAGACCATATTATGCACAAGCAAATGGTCAAGTTGAAGCTGCCAATAAGATTATTATTGGATTAATTAGAAAACACATTGCTCAAAAGCCAAGAAATTGGAATAAGACTTTGAATCAAGTTTTATGGGCATGTAGAAATTCCCCCAAGGAATCAACGAATTCTACTCCGTTTCGATTAACATATGGTCATGATGTTGTTCTGCCTGTAGAAATCTATTTGCAATCTATTAGAATTCAAAGGCCAATGGAAATACCAACTGACCATTATTGGAGTATGATGTTTGATGAATTGGTTGATTTAGACGAAGAAAGATTAAGGGCACTTGATACTTTGACTAGACAAAAGGAACGAGTAGCAAAAGCCTATAATAAAAAGGTTAAGTCAAAAACCTTTGATGTGGGGAATTTAGTGTGGAAAGTTATTTTGCCTATGGACAAAAAAGATAGAGTTTTAGGCAAATGGTCAccaaattgggaaggaccttttaaaataattcaaGTATTTTCGAATCGTGCGTACGAGATAGAAGAGTTAACTTCAGAAAAGCGAACATTGAATATAAATGGtaagtatttgaaaaaatataaaccaacaCTTCTAGAAGTTAATATTAGCACAGAATAA